The Streptococcus sp. DTU_2020_1001019_1_SI_AUS_MUR_006 sequence AGAACGTGAAAATCCAGACTTGCTTACTCCAAGTCGCCGTCGTCGTATCGCTGCTGGTTCTGGTAATACCTTTATCGAAGTCAACAAGTTCATCAAGGACTTCAACCAAGCTAAACAACTCATGCAAGGTGTCATGTCTGGTGACATGAACAAGATGATGAAACAAATGGGCATCAACCCTAACAACCTTCCTAAAAATATGCCTGGTGGTATGGATATGTCAGCCCTTGAAGGTATGATGGGACAAGGTGGTATGCCTGACTTATCAGCTCTTGGCGGAGCAGGAATCCCAGATATGAGCCAGATGTTCGGTGGAGGTCTCAAGGGCAAAATCGGGGAATTTGCTATGAAACAATCCATGAAACGCATGGCCAATAAAATGAAAAAAGCTAAGAAAAAACGCAAATAAAAGGGACTCGCTTGAGTCCTTTTTTAGTTATTTCGAAGTTTTTCCAGAGTCTCTTTAAAGATATCTGGAATATCAGCAGTAAATTCCATAGTTTTCCCTGTTTTAGGATGGGTAAATCCAAGCGTTTTGGCATGAAGAAATTGCCCATGTCCTTTCAAGGTTTTACGAGGGCCATAGACCTCATCGCCAGCGACAGGATGACCGATATAAGCCATGTGTACACGGATTTGGTGAGTACGTCCTGTTTCCAGTTGCAATTCCAGCAAGATATAATCACCAAAGCGCTCCAAAACTTGGAAACGTGTCACTGCTGGTTTGCCTTTGGCAGTCACAGCTTGTTTCTTACGGTCTTTTTCGCTACGTCCGATTGGTGCTTCAATCACACCACGGTCATTTGGAAGATTTCCATGAACAATAGCCCAATATTTGCGAAGAGACTTCTTATCCTTCAATTCTTGAGCCAGTGCTAAATGGGCATCATCGTTTTTAGCAATCATCAAGAGACCTGAAGTATCCTTATCAATACGATGGACAATCCCTGGACGCAAGACACCATTGATGCCTGATAGGTCCTTGATGTGGTACATAAGGGCGTTAACCAAGGTACCACTGGTATGACCAGCGCTTGGATGAACGACCATT is a genomic window containing:
- a CDS encoding RluA family pseudouridine synthase; translated protein: MEIKIETGGLRLDKALSDLTELSRSLANEQIKSGQVLVNGQVKKAKYTVQEGDVVTYQVPEPEVLEYVAEDIPLDIIYQDEDVAVVNKPQGMVVHPSAGHTSGTLVNALMYHIKDLSGINGVLRPGIVHRIDKDTSGLLMIAKNDDAHLALAQELKDKKSLRKYWAIVHGNLPNDRGVIEAPIGRSEKDRKKQAVTAKGKPAVTRFQVLERFGDYILLELQLETGRTHQIRVHMAYIGHPVAGDEVYGPRKTLKGHGQFLHAKTLGFTHPKTGKTMEFTADIPDIFKETLEKLRNN